The Methanobrevibacter sp. genomic interval TATTATTCTTACCGCACCTTTTTGAAAGTGATATTGCAGTCATCACAGGACCATAACCACACATAGTAATATTATACTGAACAACTTCTTCAAATAGCTTAAACTCATTCATCTCTTCAATATCCTCTAAAACAAAACCATCAACTTTATTTGCTTTTTCTTGATTGTTAAAATGAGATAAATCAGTGCTTGCAATAACACAATAAGATTTATTTAATTCATTTGCTGCATTAAAAATAGCATTTGCAAGGTCATTTGAAGTTACAAAAGTCTGTTTTCCCATCGTAATTGGAACAATTTTGAAATCTGATGAAAAATATTGTAGGAAAGGTAGTTGAACTTCAATACTGTGCTCTCTTAGATGAGCTGAAAAGTCAGCAGAAGCAATATCTGATGAGTCGATAATCTTATTTGCAAATTCACTGTCAACCTCTATATTGCCTAAAGGAGTTATCCATTCCCCTTCATTAAACACAGAAATTTCACTACCAAATCCAGTATGGTTAGGACTTATTATAATAAACACTTCAGGAAAACCATTCTTAACGATTTCACAATAACCATGAGAGGCTATTGCACCAGAATATTGATAACCTGCATGAGGAACCATAATATTGATAGGATAATCACTACCATCAAATGAATTGAGCTCAGGCACATAGCCAACGCCAGCATCATCCAGGAATGAACTTTCTATGAGTTCCTTTAATTTATCAGGATCATTCGGATAAAATGATCCAGCTACAGCAGGTTGTCTTAACATCTGACTCACTTAGAATTTAAGTTCAAATTCAGTTGCATCAATATCAAGGTCACCGTCTTCAGGAATGTCTCCTCTTTCTCTTAAGATTTGTCTTGCAAGTAACCAGTAAACTAAAGCAATAGCTTTTCTACCTTTGTTGTTTACAGGTACCGCAATATCAACAAAACTGAGTAAGTTTTCAGTATCACATAAAGCAATTACTGGAATACCATTCTGTTTGGATTCTAAAATTGCTTGTGCATCTGATCTTGGGTCAGTTACAACAATAATTTTTGGTTCAATGAATTTAGCATAATTTGGATTAGTTAAAGTACCTGGTATGAATCTTCCAGGGATAGTTTTAGCACCAGTTAATTCACCGAATTTTTTAACAGGAGCCTGACCGTATTGACGTGTTGCTACTACTAAAATGTCATCTGGGTCATATTTTGCTAATAATTTTGCGATTTGTCTGATTCTTTCATCAGTTTTTTGAATGTCTAATACATATAAACCGTCAGATCTTACTCTGAATATGTATTTTTCCATGTCACTAGTTTTTTGCTGGGTACCAATGTGTAAACCAGCAGCTAAATAATTATCTAAGTCTATTAAAAGTTCTTCATTTACCATATTTTCACCTACAATTTAAAAATCATCTTCAATTTTAATACATTCATTAGGACAAACGTCCATACATACTTCACAATAACTACATTCTTCAGGGTCAACAATTTCGATTTTGTCGCCTTTAAGAACTAATACTTCCATTGGGCAAACATCAGCACATTCAGCGCAGTCTGCACCATCACATTTATCGTAATCAAGAATTACTTTTGACATATTACTCTCCCCAAAACTTTTTAAAATTTACCCATCCTTGAATTTGGAAGCTTTTCTTCAATACGAATAAGCTCATTTAATTTAGCTATTCTTTCTCCACCAATTGCTCCAGTTTTTATCATCGGAGATGAAAAACCTACAGCTAAATGAGCAATGGTGTCATCAGTAGTTTCACCAGAACGGTGAGAAACAACAGGTACAATACCATTTTCTTTTGCCAATTTTACAGTTGCATAAGTTTCAGATAAAGAACCAATCTGATTAGGTTTGATGATAATAGCATTTGCAGCATTCATTTCTATACCTTTAGCTAATAACTCCTTATTGGTTACGAATAAATCATCTCCACAGATGAGACATTTATCTCCAACTTTAGAAGTTAACTGAGCAAATCCATCAAAGTCAGATTCATCAAATGGGTCTTCTACATAAAACATATTGTATGTATCAATAATATCTTTTACGAAATCGATTTGATCGCCAGTATCTCTTTTGATACCATCTTGAGCATAAACGTATTTTTGCTCTTTTGCATCCCATAATTCAGATGCAGCCATATCTAAAGCAGGTCTGATTTCAATACCAATTTCATCACCAACTTCTTCACATGCCTGAGCTTGAATTTCAAGAGCATCAACATTAGTGATGTTAGGTACCCATCCACCTTCATCGCCTTTACCTCCGGTAAAAGCTGAATCTTTAGACTGGATTAATTCTTTTAATTTTTTGTGAATAGAAGCATTTGCAAAAATTCCATCAACCATATTAGTAGCTCCGATTGGAACAACCAAGAATTCTTGAATATCCGGAGCATTAACACCTGCATGAGCACCACCATTCATCATATTACCTAACGGATATGGCAATTCATTTGCAAAATTACCTCCAATGTATTGATATAGTGGCATATTATAAGATGATGCAGC includes:
- the eno gene encoding phosphopyruvate hydratase encodes the protein MDSIIEDVQVRKILDSRGNPTIEVDVITWNGFGRAAAPSGASTGSREVVSFPEGGVDIVVSEMEDLIASELIGMDACDVATIDEVLKEIDGTDNLAAIGGNTTVAISMAVAKAAASSYNMPLYQYIGGNFANELPYPLGNMMNGGAHAGVNAPDIQEFLVVPIGATNMVDGIFANASIHKKLKELIQSKDSAFTGGKGDEGGWVPNITNVDALEIQAQACEEVGDEIGIEIRPALDMAASELWDAKEQKYVYAQDGIKRDTGDQIDFVKDIIDTYNMFYVEDPFDESDFDGFAQLTSKVGDKCLICGDDLFVTNKELLAKGIEMNAANAIIIKPNQIGSLSETYATVKLAKENGIVPVVSHRSGETTDDTIAHLAVGFSSPMIKTGAIGGERIAKLNELIRIEEKLPNSRMGKF
- the rpsB gene encoding 30S ribosomal protein S2, translated to MVNEELLIDLDNYLAAGLHIGTQQKTSDMEKYIFRVRSDGLYVLDIQKTDERIRQIAKLLAKYDPDDILVVATRQYGQAPVKKFGELTGAKTIPGRFIPGTLTNPNYAKFIEPKIIVVTDPRSDAQAILESKQNGIPVIALCDTENLLSFVDIAVPVNNKGRKAIALVYWLLARQILRERGDIPEDGDLDIDATEFELKF
- the amrB gene encoding AmmeMemoRadiSam system protein B; this encodes MLRQPAVAGSFYPNDPDKLKELIESSFLDDAGVGYVPELNSFDGSDYPINIMVPHAGYQYSGAIASHGYCEIVKNGFPEVFIIISPNHTGFGSEISVFNEGEWITPLGNIEVDSEFANKIIDSSDIASADFSAHLREHSIEVQLPFLQYFSSDFKIVPITMGKQTFVTSNDLANAIFNAANELNKSYCVIASTDLSHFNNQEKANKVDGFVLEDIEEMNEFKLFEEVVQYNITMCGYGPVMTAISLSKRCGKNNSEILAYGTSGDVSGDFTSVVGYASGIFK
- a CDS encoding 4Fe-4S binding protein; the encoded protein is MSKVILDYDKCDGADCAECADVCPMEVLVLKGDKIEIVDPEECSYCEVCMDVCPNECIKIEDDF